In a genomic window of Sulfuricurvum sp.:
- a CDS encoding toll/interleukin-1 receptor domain-containing protein translates to MNPPRVFISYSHDSAVHKKWVLDFATTLRNRGVDAVLDQWDLKPGDDLPHFMETQLREAQFVIMVCTEEYVKKANVGKGGVGYEKMIMTSSLLSEIDNSKVIPIIRQKGTDERPTFLSSKLYINFSNDSELEYSLDDLLRVLLNAPLYEKPEIGLNHFKPLDGSRPDRTSDGLKEVMKAIAATYEGTSNQYIYFQNVVPKASMHRLTLDRYLKQAVKDGLVKWHGDYALSITDDGLNYLFAHGIIEE, encoded by the coding sequence ATGAATCCACCAAGAGTATTCATTTCATATTCACATGATTCTGCGGTACATAAAAAGTGGGTATTGGACTTCGCTACCACTTTAAGAAATAGAGGCGTTGATGCAGTCTTAGATCAATGGGATCTGAAACCAGGAGATGATCTTCCTCACTTTATGGAAACGCAACTTCGTGAAGCTCAATTTGTAATAATGGTATGTACGGAAGAATATGTTAAAAAAGCAAACGTTGGCAAAGGTGGTGTTGGATATGAAAAAATGATAATGACATCTTCTTTACTTTCGGAAATTGACAATAGCAAAGTAATACCGATCATTCGACAGAAAGGAACTGATGAGAGACCTACTTTTTTAAGTTCAAAACTGTATATCAATTTTTCTAATGACTCTGAACTTGAATATAGTTTAGATGATTTACTCCGTGTACTCCTCAATGCTCCTTTGTATGAGAAGCCAGAAATTGGATTGAATCATTTTAAACCCCTAGATGGTTCTCGTCCTGACCGCACTTCAGATGGGTTAAAGGAAGTGATGAAAGCTATTGCAGCAACCTATGAAGGAACATCAAATCAATATATATATTTTCAGAATGTTGTACCAAAAGCTTCTATGCACCGCCTAACTTTAGATAGATATTTAAAACAAGCAGTCAAAGATGGTCTAGTAAAATGGCATGGTGATTATGCTTTATCAATTACAGATGATGGCCTTAATTACTTATTTGCTCATGGTATTATTGAGGAATAA